CCACCGTTGTGAAGATTGGAGTACATGAATGAAGGTCCTGCTCACCGGCAACCAGGGATACCTCGGCACCGTCATGACCCCGGTGCTACAGGCCGCGGGCCACGAGGTGACCGGTCTGGATACCGGCTGGTTCGCCGGCTGTGTGCTGGGACCCGTCCCCAGCGACCCGCCCACCCTGCAACGTGACCTGCGCGACGTGACCGCCTCCGACCTGGAGGGCTTCGACGCGGTTATCCACCTCGCCGCGCTGTCGAACGACCCGCTGGGACACCTCGCCCCCAAGATCACCGAGGACATCAACCACCTCGCCTCGGTGCAGCTGGCCGAGCGCGCGAAGCAGGCGGGGGTGGGACGTTTTGTCTACTCATCGACATGCAGCGTCTATGGGGCTGCGGGCGATGGGCTCGTCGCGGAGGATGCCGAGCTCGCACCGGTCACGCCCTACGCGGTCAGCAAGGTGCGTGTCGAGTCGGACCTCGACGGCCTCACCGACCAGGACTTCTGCACCGTCTCGCTGCGCAACGCCACGGCCTTCGGTTTCTCGCCGCGCCTGCGTGCCGACATCGTGCTCAACAACCTCGTCGGCCACGCCCTGCTTTCTGGTGAGGTGCTCGTCCTGTCCGACGGCACCCCATGGCGTCCGCTCGTCCACGCTGCCGACATCGCCGACGTCTTCGCGGCCGCCCTGGCCGCGCCCGCCGACGAGATCCGGGGTGAGAAGATCAACGTCGGCTCCGAGGAGAACAACGTGACCGTCGCCGACATCGCGGAGGTCGTGGCCGCCGAGACCGGGGCGTCGGTGCGGATCACGGGCGAGGCCGGCAACGATCCGCGCTCCTACCGGGTGGACTTCTCCCGGCTGCGCCGCCTGCTGCCTGGGGCGACGGTGCGTCACAGCATCCTCGACGGGGCCCGCGAGCTGGCGGCCGCCTACCGCGAGTACGGCATGAACGACGACATCTTCAACCACAGGTTCGTTCGTCTCGCCCGCATCCGGGAGCTGCAGGAGAGCTCCCAGCTCGACGACAACCTCCGGGCGGTGAAATGACCCTGGAGGTTCCGCCAGCAGGCGAGCCGGATGATCCCGATCGACACCCCCTACAGTCGGGCCACCAGCTGCGCCCAGGACCCGGCGGCCCGGTCGCGGTCGCTCATGACCACCTCGCCGGGCCGCCACGCGATGCCCAGGTCCGGGTCGTTGTAACGCACCGCGACATCCTCGGACGGGTCGTGAGGCCGGTCGATGCGGTACTGCACGTCCGCCGGGCCGCGCAGCACCTGGAAGCCGTGCAGGCATCCCGCCGGAATCCACAGCGCGGCGAACTCCTGGTCGTCCAGCACCACCGCGATGTGGCGTCCGAAGGTCGGCGACGTGGGGCGCGCGTCCACCACGACGTCCAGCACCGCGCCGGCGGAGACCCGCACGAGCTTGGACTCGCCGTCGCCCAGCCGGCCGTGCAGCCCGCGCAGCACGCCGGGTTCCGAACGCGACTGGGAGTCCTGGGAGCCGGGGCCGAACACCACCTTGTGGCGCGCCCCGATGGCCGCGTCGAAGGTGCGGGTGAACAGGCCCCGGGCGTCGCGGTGCGGCTGGGGAACGAATCTCAGCACCCCGTCGATGTCGGTCTCGTGTACGTCCATCACCCCATCATGCCGGAGGTGTGGCATGGCTGAGTGCCTGCTGTGCGGATCCAGCGACAATACGGTCGTATTTGACCTTGGGATGCAGCCGTCGGCGCGTCACTGGCCGCTTCCCGGCGACCCGCTGCCTGATGCCGCTCACGCCCTGGCGATGCGGCTGTGCCGCGCCTGCGGGCTGGCGCAGCTCGACGCCGACGACACCACCGAACCCGAGGTCGTGGTGCCCGAGCCGCAGGCGGTCACCGACCAGGCCCGCCAGGCGGTCGCCGACCTGGCCCGGCTAGGCCACCTCGACGGGCGGCGGACGGTCGTCGAGTTCGGCTCCCCGCACGGCGGCAGCTGGTTGCCCTTCCTCGACCTGGAGCCGGTCAGCGGGCCCGCGGACCTGCTGGTCGACAGCCTCGGCCTCATGCACGACCGCGACCTCCGGGCCGCCCTGGAGCGCCGCGCTGCGGCGCTCGCCGACGGCGGGCTGGCCGTGTTCCTCATCCAGCCGCTCGGCGACGTCGTCGAGCAGCGTCAGTGGACCGCGCTGCGCCACGGCCACCACGCCTACTTCTCCCTCACGTCGCTGCGTGGTGCGCTGGAGCTCGCAGGTCTCGCCCCGGTCACCGCCCTGCGATACGACCTCTACGGCGGGGTCGCCGTCGTGCTCGCGGCCCGCGGCGGGCAGCCCGACGCCGGCCTCCGGGCCGCGTACGACGACGAGGCCCGGAAGGGTCTCGCCACCCCGGGGGGTCTCGCCGGCCTCGCCGACGCGGTGACGGAGTCGTTGGGCCAGCTGCGTGACTACCTGGCCGACCGCCAGGCCACCGGCACCCGCCTGTTCGCGTACGGTGCGGCGTCCAAGGCCGTCGCGGAGCTGGCGATGGTGGGGGAGGTGGCCGGCGCGATCCTCGCGGTCGGCGACGCGTCGCCCAACAAGCAGGGCCGCTGCATGCCGGGCAGCCGGGTGCCGGTCGTCAGCCCGGAAGAGCTCATCGAGGCAGGCCCGGAGGAGGTCCTGCTGCTGCTGGCCGACCTGCAGGACGAGGTCCTGGCCGCCTATCCGCAGCTGAGGGGACGGCTCGTCGCGGCGGGTCCCGGCGGGATCGCCCGTCCGAGCCGCCGCATCGACGCCTGGCCCGGCTCGGTCGCCGCCCAGGCGCGGCTCCACGAGGTCGTCCCCGGCGGGGCCCACACCTACGCGCGCGGCCCGGACCAGTACCCGGAGTCCGCGCCGGTGGTGATCGTGCGGGGCCGCGGGGCGCAGGTGTGGGACGTCGACAACCACTCCTACGTCGAGTACGGCATCGGGCTGCGCGCTGTCACCCTCGGCCACCGGCATCCACGGGTCGACGAGGCGGTCCGCCGAGCGCAGCGCGATGGCATCAGCTTCTCGCGCCCCACCCTGCTGGAGGCCAAGACCGCCGAACGGTTCCTGGCGAACGTGCCGGGTGCGGAGCGGGTGAAGTTCGCCAAGAACGGCTCTGACGTCACGACCGCCGCCGTCAAACTCGCCCGGGCCGCCACCGGCCGCTGGCGCATTGCCGTCGCCGACCAGTCGTTCTTCTCTGTGGACGACTGGTGGATCGGCCACACCGCCATGAACGCCGGTACCCTCCCCGCGGAGGTCGAGGCGGGCAGCCTGTTTCCCTACGGCGACCTCGGTGCGGTGCGCGCCATCGTCGAGCAGGGCGACGTGGCCGCCGTCATGCTGCAGGCCGCCGACGCCACCACCGAACCCGACCTGCCCTTCCTCACCGGGCTGCGGGAGCTGTGCGACCGCACCGGCACGGTGCTCGTCTACGACGAGATCGTCACCGGCTACCGCTGGCACACCGGCGGCATCCAGGCCCTCACCGGAGTCAGCCCGGACCTCAGCTGCTGGGCCAAGGGCATCGGCAACGGCTATGCGATCTCCGCGCTCACTGGGCGCGCCGACCTGATGGACCTGGGCGGCCTGGCCACCGGCCGGGACCGTCCCTTCCTCGTGTCGACGACCTACGGGCCGGAGTCCGTCGGCCTCGCCGCGCTCGGGGCGGTGATGGACGAGTACGCCGCATCCGACCCGATCGCCGCGATCCGCTCTGCGGGGGAGCGCCTCGCAGCGGGCATGACCGAGGTCACATCCGCCGCCGGGCTCAGCCGCCACCTTTTCCCCGCCGGCGACCCGCGATGCCTCGTGTTCACCACGCTCGACGCCGACGGCAACCGCTCGCAGGCCATGCGGACGGTGCTGATGCAGGGACTCCTGCGGCACGGGGTGCTCGCCCAGTCCTGGGTCACCTGCGCGGCACACTCCGAGGCCGACATCGACCACACCATC
The sequence above is drawn from the Arachnia rubra genome and encodes:
- a CDS encoding dTDP-4-dehydrorhamnose 3,5-epimerase family protein, whose amino-acid sequence is MDVHETDIDGVLRFVPQPHRDARGLFTRTFDAAIGARHKVVFGPGSQDSQSRSEPGVLRGLHGRLGDGESKLVRVSAGAVLDVVVDARPTSPTFGRHIAVVLDDQEFAALWIPAGCLHGFQVLRGPADVQYRIDRPHDPSEDVAVRYNDPDLGIAWRPGEVVMSDRDRAAGSWAQLVARL
- a CDS encoding NAD-dependent epimerase/dehydratase family protein encodes the protein MKVLLTGNQGYLGTVMTPVLQAAGHEVTGLDTGWFAGCVLGPVPSDPPTLQRDLRDVTASDLEGFDAVIHLAALSNDPLGHLAPKITEDINHLASVQLAERAKQAGVGRFVYSSTCSVYGAAGDGLVAEDAELAPVTPYAVSKVRVESDLDGLTDQDFCTVSLRNATAFGFSPRLRADIVLNNLVGHALLSGEVLVLSDGTPWRPLVHAADIADVFAAALAAPADEIRGEKINVGSEENNVTVADIAEVVAAETGASVRITGEAGNDPRSYRVDFSRLRRLLPGATVRHSILDGARELAAAYREYGMNDDIFNHRFVRLARIRELQESSQLDDNLRAVK
- a CDS encoding glutamate-1-semialdehyde 2,1-aminomutase, which codes for MAECLLCGSSDNTVVFDLGMQPSARHWPLPGDPLPDAAHALAMRLCRACGLAQLDADDTTEPEVVVPEPQAVTDQARQAVADLARLGHLDGRRTVVEFGSPHGGSWLPFLDLEPVSGPADLLVDSLGLMHDRDLRAALERRAAALADGGLAVFLIQPLGDVVEQRQWTALRHGHHAYFSLTSLRGALELAGLAPVTALRYDLYGGVAVVLAARGGQPDAGLRAAYDDEARKGLATPGGLAGLADAVTESLGQLRDYLADRQATGTRLFAYGAASKAVAELAMVGEVAGAILAVGDASPNKQGRCMPGSRVPVVSPEELIEAGPEEVLLLLADLQDEVLAAYPQLRGRLVAAGPGGIARPSRRIDAWPGSVAAQARLHEVVPGGAHTYARGPDQYPESAPVVIVRGRGAQVWDVDNHSYVEYGIGLRAVTLGHRHPRVDEAVRRAQRDGISFSRPTLLEAKTAERFLANVPGAERVKFAKNGSDVTTAAVKLARAATGRWRIAVADQSFFSVDDWWIGHTAMNAGTLPAEVEAGSLFPYGDLGAVRAIVEQGDVAAVMLQAADATTEPDLPFLTGLRELCDRTGTVLVYDEIVTGYRWHTGGIQALTGVSPDLSCWAKGIGNGYAISALTGRADLMDLGGLATGRDRPFLVSTTYGPESVGLAALGAVMDEYAASDPIAAIRSAGERLAAGMTEVTSAAGLSRHLFPAGDPRCLVFTTLDADGNRSQAMRTVLMQGLLRHGVLAQSWVTCAAHSEADIDHTIEAIALSLDDYARALADGPESVLTGRPVAPSMRPYAAPRQITLTGPKRAGKPGGEGQGSLLSKEAGGNTVFEHVREHTRSREVR